The Saccharothrix variisporea genome has a segment encoding these proteins:
- a CDS encoding NfeD family protein → MWVLWLVLAGVFGVAEAVTLTAALSVLGGAALLTAPFAALGTPLWGQLVVFTVVSGVGLVLLRPIALRHRTPAADRRFGVDALIGEPAQVLREVRPDAGLVKVRGEEWTARSFNDTTVIPAGTTVEVLRISGTTAFVHPRS, encoded by the coding sequence ATGTGGGTGCTCTGGCTGGTCCTCGCAGGGGTCTTCGGCGTCGCGGAGGCGGTGACGCTCACCGCGGCGCTGTCCGTGCTCGGCGGCGCGGCGCTGCTCACCGCGCCGTTCGCCGCGCTCGGCACGCCCCTGTGGGGCCAGCTGGTCGTGTTCACCGTCGTCTCGGGCGTCGGACTGGTGCTGCTGCGGCCGATCGCGCTGCGCCACCGCACCCCGGCTGCCGACCGCAGGTTCGGGGTGGACGCGCTGATCGGCGAACCCGCGCAGGTGCTGCGCGAGGTGCGGCCGGACGCGGGCCTGGTGAAGGTGCGCGGCGAGGAGTGGACCGCTCGGTCGTTCAACGACACCACCGTGATCCCCGCCGGAACCACCGTCGAGGTGCTGCGCATCAGCGGCACCACGGCCTTCGTCCACCCGAGGAGTTGA
- a CDS encoding PucR family transcriptional regulator produces MVRRKKSADATVLDVADVAVRASRDAGGVPPDLLDGYLEALVEVSASGGRLTRGYLESRRAVGAVAVERGVSMREVIDLYLSATWLAWPSLPGVRGSTGAEMSGVVGRAVFRAADAAVGALAEGYEEAQRWSLRREESSRREFVDDLLDGRRLDDLVERAERLGFRLSGRTVVAVATARESIVDGGVAARRVEDSVRGRVDRRDVLVTTKDGMLVCVAPDTLIGLVEEFVGQVGAALGEDAGWRVGVGRAQSGPGGPVRSFGQARDALEVAARLDLPGRVHHASDLLVFPVLMRDRAALADLVSAVLSPLEQARGGGGVLVETLAAYFACGRVATECARALHIGVRTVTYRLDRVEELTGYSADDPIQGLALHVAVLGAKLL; encoded by the coding sequence ATGGTGCGGAGGAAGAAGTCGGCGGACGCGACGGTGTTGGACGTGGCTGATGTCGCCGTGCGGGCGAGCCGGGATGCGGGGGGTGTTCCGCCGGATCTGCTCGACGGTTATCTGGAGGCGTTGGTCGAGGTCAGTGCGAGCGGTGGCCGGTTGACGCGGGGGTATCTGGAGTCGCGGCGGGCGGTTGGTGCGGTGGCGGTGGAGCGCGGGGTGTCCATGCGGGAGGTCATCGACCTCTACCTGAGTGCGACGTGGTTGGCGTGGCCGTCGTTGCCGGGGGTGCGCGGGTCGACGGGTGCGGAGATGTCGGGTGTGGTGGGGCGGGCGGTGTTCCGGGCCGCGGACGCGGCGGTGGGGGCGTTGGCGGAGGGGTACGAGGAGGCGCAGCGCTGGTCGTTGCGGCGGGAGGAGTCGTCGCGGCGGGAGTTCGTGGACGACCTGCTCGACGGTCGCCGGCTGGACGACCTGGTGGAACGGGCGGAGCGACTGGGGTTCCGGCTGTCCGGGAGGACCGTGGTCGCGGTGGCGACCGCCCGGGAGTCCATCGTGGACGGTGGGGTGGCGGCGCGTCGGGTGGAGGACTCGGTGCGCGGCCGGGTCGACCGCCGGGACGTGCTGGTGACGACCAAGGACGGGATGCTGGTGTGTGTCGCGCCGGACACGCTGATCGGGTTGGTGGAGGAGTTCGTCGGGCAGGTGGGTGCGGCGTTGGGCGAGGACGCCGGGTGGCGGGTCGGGGTCGGGCGGGCGCAGTCGGGTCCGGGTGGGCCGGTGCGGTCGTTCGGGCAGGCGCGGGACGCGTTGGAGGTGGCGGCGCGGCTGGACCTGCCGGGGCGGGTGCACCACGCGTCGGACCTGTTGGTGTTCCCGGTGCTGATGCGGGACCGGGCGGCGTTGGCGGACCTGGTGTCGGCGGTGCTGTCGCCGTTGGAGCAGGCGCGGGGTGGCGGGGGAGTGCTGGTGGAGACGTTGGCGGCGTACTTCGCCTGCGGTCGGGTGGCGACGGAGTGCGCGCGGGCGCTGCACATCGGGGTGCGGACGGTGACCTATCGGCTCGACCGGGTCGAGGAGTTGACCGGGTACTCGGCCGACGACCCGATCCAGGGGCTCGCCCTGCACGTCGCCGTGCTCGGAGCGAAGCTGCTCTGA
- a CDS encoding YbaB/EbfC family nucleoid-associated protein, whose product MTVRPELSGLEGLAEGIRAFRDKLATVRATARSRDGLVTATTSGRGELLDLVIDPRVYRHPDSLGLAESVTDAVHRATEQAQREAFALARPFLPPDARRDDTDLDFDPALHQFDRLLGRG is encoded by the coding sequence GTGACCGTGCGACCCGAGCTGAGCGGCCTGGAAGGCCTGGCCGAGGGCATCCGCGCCTTCCGCGACAAGCTCGCCACCGTCCGTGCTACCGCCCGCTCGCGGGACGGCCTGGTGACCGCCACCACCAGTGGACGGGGCGAGTTGCTGGACCTGGTGATCGACCCCCGCGTGTACCGGCACCCCGATTCACTCGGGCTGGCGGAGTCGGTGACCGACGCCGTGCACCGGGCCACCGAACAGGCGCAGCGCGAAGCGTTCGCCCTCGCCCGCCCGTTCTTGCCGCCCGACGCCCGCCGGGACGACACTGACCTGGACTTCGATCCGGCGTTGCACCAGTTCGACCGTCTGCTCGGCCGCGGCTGA
- a CDS encoding PH domain-containing protein, translating into MEADLGDAVTVIRRRTDVVFGSVLSVVLVAFMVWALTDPYPGSDFADQVELTVIAMLSGWPGVLATVHPRVEVRARGLLVVNWFTKSRIPWSAIESVLVEGRLVLLLRGGRRIDIAAGAGSLASAVTGYRMQARMKRLIEDARQPDPRDDGQVRTQPDLWPVPFLVASTVLLLIGWLAVA; encoded by the coding sequence GTGGAAGCAGACCTGGGGGACGCCGTCACCGTGATCCGCCGCCGCACCGATGTCGTCTTCGGGTCCGTGCTCAGCGTGGTCCTGGTGGCCTTCATGGTGTGGGCGCTGACCGACCCCTATCCAGGCAGTGACTTCGCGGACCAGGTCGAGTTGACGGTTATCGCGATGTTGTCGGGCTGGCCCGGTGTGCTCGCCACCGTCCATCCTCGGGTGGAGGTGCGCGCACGAGGCCTGCTGGTGGTCAACTGGTTCACCAAGAGTCGGATCCCATGGTCGGCGATCGAATCCGTCCTGGTGGAGGGTCGACTCGTCCTCCTCCTGCGCGGCGGGCGACGCATCGACATCGCCGCCGGCGCGGGTTCGCTCGCCAGTGCGGTGACGGGATACCGGATGCAGGCACGCATGAAGCGCCTGATCGAGGACGCCCGGCAACCGGATCCCCGCGATGACGGGCAGGTACGAACTCAACCGGATCTGTGGCCGGTCCCGTTCCTCGTCGCGTCGACGGTGTTGCTTCTGATCGGTTGGTTGGCAGTGGCGTAG